A genomic segment from Nitrospinota bacterium encodes:
- a CDS encoding ribulose-phosphate 3-epimerase, with amino-acid sequence MAIIAPSILSADFARLGEEIKAVENAGADWLHLDIMDGHFVPNITVGPPVVASIRKVTKLTLDVHLMIENADAYIPEFAKAGADVITVHQEACRHLHRTIHLIKSLGKQAGVVINPATPVHTLKDIIADVDLVLIMSVNPGFGGQSFIPGALRKIAETRKLLKEHGSGAEVEVDGGVGRNNVRDIIQAGASVLVAGNAIFKSGDYTAAIKALKTLENI; translated from the coding sequence ATGGCAATTATAGCCCCCTCGATACTGTCGGCCGATTTCGCCCGCCTCGGCGAGGAAATCAAGGCGGTGGAAAACGCCGGCGCCGACTGGCTGCACCTCGACATCATGGACGGCCACTTCGTGCCGAATATCACCGTCGGCCCGCCCGTCGTCGCCAGCATCCGCAAAGTGACGAAACTGACGCTCGACGTGCATTTAATGATAGAAAACGCCGACGCATATATCCCCGAATTCGCCAAGGCGGGGGCGGACGTCATCACCGTCCATCAGGAGGCCTGCCGCCACCTGCACCGCACCATCCACCTCATCAAATCGCTCGGCAAGCAGGCGGGGGTGGTCATCAACCCCGCCACGCCGGTGCATACGCTGAAAGACATCATCGCCGATGTCGACCTCGTCCTTATCATGAGCGTCAACCCCGGCTTCGGCGGCCAGAGTTTCATTCCCGGCGCGCTGAGAAAAATCGCCGAAACCCGCAAGCTGCTTAAAGAGCACGGCTCCGGCGCCGAGGTTGAAGTGGACGGAGGGGTGGGACGGAATAACGTGCGCGACATCATACAGGCGGGGGCCAGCGTGCTTGTCGCGGGGAACGCCATCTTCAAATCGGGCGATTACACCGCCGCCATCAAAGCCCTCAAGACGCTGGAGAATATCTGA
- a CDS encoding PASTA domain-containing protein: MLDKLKNTFKLLVLIAAVIAAGVVSALVVMRLGMQVKEDVKTPAIEGNEVVMALEKINQARLNLKITSLAYDAERPRNTIVSQDPKAGTAIKEGRDVRVIISRGPREFDMPALIGLTWRQAANMLAERGLTIGASYKIHAAADEGEIVAQYPSAGSHVTDLDQVETLVSAGRLAEIELAPDVTGMQLEAAKRELQKAGFRAGTITFLESAEGAGGAVIAQNPAAGTPADAGSEVPLTVVRRPKDPEKPGTYTLYTMVLPANVPAGTVKVLQETKTGQKEIYNRAHKGGDTVSALVEIGGPTTVRLYMNDQLLEVKPFAP, translated from the coding sequence ATGCTGGACAAGTTAAAAAACACCTTCAAACTGCTGGTGCTTATCGCGGCGGTAATCGCGGCGGGCGTGGTGAGCGCCTTGGTCGTCATGCGGCTCGGCATGCAGGTCAAGGAAGACGTGAAAACCCCCGCCATCGAGGGAAACGAGGTGGTGATGGCGCTGGAAAAAATCAATCAGGCGCGGCTCAACCTCAAAATAACATCGCTCGCCTACGACGCCGAGCGCCCGCGCAACACCATCGTGAGCCAGGATCCCAAGGCTGGCACCGCCATAAAAGAAGGGCGCGATGTGCGGGTGATCATCAGCCGGGGGCCGCGCGAATTCGACATGCCCGCCCTGATCGGCCTTACCTGGCGGCAGGCGGCCAATATGCTGGCGGAACGGGGACTGACCATCGGCGCCAGCTACAAAATCCACGCGGCGGCGGATGAAGGGGAAATCGTGGCGCAATACCCCTCGGCCGGCAGCCATGTGACCGACCTCGACCAGGTGGAAACGCTGGTGAGCGCCGGGAGATTGGCCGAGATCGAACTGGCGCCGGACGTGACGGGAATGCAGCTTGAGGCGGCCAAACGCGAACTGCAAAAAGCGGGCTTCCGCGCCGGAACCATAACTTTTCTGGAAAGCGCCGAGGGGGCCGGTGGAGCCGTCATCGCCCAGAACCCCGCCGCGGGAACGCCCGCCGATGCGGGAAGTGAAGTGCCGCTGACCGTGGTGAGACGCCCGAAGGATCCGGAAAAGCCGGGAACCTATACCCTCTACACCATGGTTCTTCCGGCCAATGTCCCCGCGGGCACCGTGAAGGTGCTGCAGGAAACAAAGACCGGCCAAAAAGAGATTTACAACCGCGCCCACAAGGGGGGCGATACCGTATCGGCGCTTGTGGAAATCGGCGGTCCCACCACCGTGCGGCTTTACATGAACGACCAGCTCCTCGAAGTGAAACCGTTCGCCCCGTGA
- a CDS encoding M67 family metallopeptidase: MIFTPAQIRLMVAHAEAAYPRECVGVLTGLWEKPEEIALNKLTNKLDELFKHDPARYRRDARTGYFVDPKEVFDLVTRTQKEGNKILAFYHSHPDNESYFSQEDLAAAVMWGEPVYPDAVYIVVSVFGGKAKEAKVFAWDGGGYAPAATLRIE; this comes from the coding sequence GTGATTTTCACCCCCGCACAGATACGGCTGATGGTGGCGCACGCCGAAGCCGCCTACCCCCGCGAGTGCGTCGGGGTGCTCACCGGCCTCTGGGAAAAACCGGAGGAGATCGCGCTCAACAAGCTCACCAACAAACTGGACGAACTTTTTAAGCACGACCCGGCACGCTACCGGCGGGACGCGCGCACCGGATACTTCGTCGATCCCAAGGAGGTCTTCGACCTCGTCACGCGCACCCAAAAAGAAGGGAACAAAATCCTCGCCTTCTACCACTCGCATCCCGACAACGAAAGCTATTTTTCGCAGGAAGACCTCGCCGCCGCCGTGATGTGGGGCGAGCCGGTCTACCCGGACGCGGTCTACATCGTGGTCTCCGTCTTCGGGGGCAAGGCGAAAGAGGCGAAAGTTTTTGCATGGGATGGCGGCGGTTATGCCCCCGCCGCCACATTGCGGATAGAATAG
- a CDS encoding class II fumarate hydratase, which yields MEKNKRPSIRIEKDSMGELAVPAEAYYGIQSTRSLHNFQISSLRLPPEQITALARLKSACAKANMELGFLSARKGNAIVKAAREVAGGALRGEFPLDIFQAGSGTGGNMNVNEVLASRAAEILGGKRGERSRVHPNDDVNMGQSTNNIFPSSIRVAALPLLLALIENAGAFRKTLLANAKKFDRILKSGRTHLQDAVPVRMGQVFSAWAYAVEKDIERLQSKVRYISELGVGGNAVGTGINTHPAFRRLIIKHLNAETGARFTVTRNGIEATHSTNDMADLSAALNTLAVDTARICNDLRLMASGPQTGLNEVVLPAVEPGSSIMPGKINPSICEAVNMVCLKVMGNHQTVTLAAAAAQLELNVTMPVTGHCLIESLKILAAGIAHLDTKCVAGIKVNKEVCERYALISPGIATFLNPVIGYDRAAAVVKKALAENKTVPQVVLEEKLLTKAELDKLLDPKRLTSPNLASRRKGMR from the coding sequence ATGGAAAAAAATAAACGGCCGTCCATCCGCATAGAAAAAGACAGCATGGGGGAACTGGCGGTTCCGGCGGAGGCCTATTACGGCATCCAAAGCACCCGCAGCCTGCACAACTTCCAAATCAGCTCCCTGCGCCTGCCGCCGGAGCAGATCACCGCGCTGGCGCGCCTCAAGTCCGCCTGCGCCAAAGCGAACATGGAATTGGGTTTCCTTTCCGCCCGCAAAGGGAACGCCATCGTCAAGGCCGCGCGCGAAGTGGCGGGCGGCGCGCTGCGCGGCGAGTTCCCGCTCGACATCTTCCAGGCCGGCAGCGGCACCGGCGGCAATATGAACGTCAACGAAGTGTTGGCCAGCCGCGCCGCCGAAATCCTGGGAGGAAAACGCGGCGAACGCTCCCGTGTACACCCCAATGACGACGTGAACATGGGCCAAAGCACCAACAACATATTTCCCTCCTCCATCCGCGTGGCGGCCCTGCCGCTGCTGCTGGCGCTCATCGAAAACGCCGGGGCGTTCCGCAAAACGCTGCTGGCGAACGCGAAAAAATTCGACCGCATCCTCAAAAGCGGCCGCACGCATTTGCAGGACGCCGTTCCCGTCCGCATGGGACAGGTTTTTTCCGCGTGGGCTTACGCCGTGGAAAAAGACATCGAACGGCTGCAATCGAAGGTGCGGTACATCTCCGAACTGGGCGTGGGCGGCAACGCGGTGGGAACCGGCATCAACACGCACCCGGCGTTCCGCCGCCTCATCATCAAACACCTCAACGCGGAAACCGGCGCCCGCTTCACCGTCACCCGCAACGGCATCGAGGCGACCCACAGCACCAACGACATGGCCGATCTCTCCGCCGCGCTCAACACGCTGGCGGTGGACACCGCGCGCATCTGCAACGACCTGCGGCTGATGGCCTCCGGCCCCCAGACCGGCCTCAACGAAGTGGTTCTCCCCGCCGTGGAGCCGGGCAGCTCCATCATGCCGGGAAAGATCAACCCCTCCATCTGCGAAGCGGTGAACATGGTCTGCCTGAAGGTGATGGGCAACCACCAGACCGTCACGCTGGCGGCGGCCGCCGCCCAACTGGAACTCAACGTCACCATGCCGGTCACCGGCCATTGCCTCATCGAATCGCTCAAAATCCTCGCCGCGGGCATCGCGCACCTCGACACGAAATGCGTGGCCGGCATCAAGGTGAACAAGGAAGTCTGCGAACGGTACGCGCTCATCAGCCCCGGCATCGCGACATTCCTGAATCCCGTCATCGGGTACGACCGCGCCGCCGCCGTGGTGAAAAAAGCCCTCGCCGAAAACAAAACCGTGCCGCAGGTGGTGCTGGAGGAAAAACTGCTGACCAAAGCGGAGCTTGATAAACTTCTCGATCCGAAGCGGCTCACCTCCCCCAACCTGGCCTCCCGGCGGAAGGGGATGCGGTGA
- a CDS encoding cation transporter: MTDANKESLALGYKATIISSVSDVTLAAVKFAAGTLGHSSALIADALHSLTDLATDFVSFVSLKISHLEPDEDHPYGHGRAETIGTAVIGVVVAIVGLWLTWEQVVALEQGHENHPTWFAAAAAAASMLIKEAMYWYTLAIGKKARSESVIANAYHHRSDSLSSLAALIGIGGAALGYHAMDPLAAVIVGLMIIHMGGKITWDATQNLMDSGLSREELEELRRIIDAVPNVLHHHDIKTRRAGRDVFIDCHIQVPPRISVSEAHNIAESVRHDLRHRAPHVTDAMVHIDSEDDSEGGRLYHDQRALVEKAVTEILAQSPGMRLAEDIVLHYFLKNFVADIALESENEYTVAEARRTAARIKEKLFETGIVTEVNIKHQLGTWKKINGRPSA; this comes from the coding sequence ATGACGGACGCCAACAAAGAATCCCTCGCGCTCGGCTATAAAGCCACGATCATAAGCAGCGTCTCCGACGTGACGCTGGCGGCGGTGAAGTTCGCCGCCGGCACGCTGGGCCACTCTTCGGCGCTGATCGCCGACGCGCTCCACTCGCTCACCGATCTCGCCACCGACTTTGTCTCCTTCGTGTCGCTCAAGATATCGCATCTGGAGCCGGACGAAGACCACCCCTACGGCCACGGGCGGGCCGAGACCATCGGCACCGCCGTAATCGGCGTGGTGGTGGCGATAGTCGGCCTTTGGCTCACATGGGAACAGGTGGTTGCGCTGGAACAGGGGCATGAGAACCACCCCACATGGTTTGCCGCCGCCGCCGCCGCGGCATCAATGCTTATCAAGGAAGCGATGTACTGGTACACGCTGGCCATCGGCAAAAAGGCCCGCAGCGAAAGCGTCATCGCCAACGCTTACCACCACCGCTCCGACTCCCTCTCATCGCTCGCCGCGCTCATCGGCATCGGCGGCGCGGCGCTTGGCTACCACGCCATGGATCCGCTGGCCGCCGTCATCGTCGGCCTGATGATCATCCACATGGGGGGAAAGATCACCTGGGACGCCACGCAAAACCTGATGGACAGCGGGCTTTCCCGCGAAGAGCTGGAGGAACTGCGCCGGATCATCGATGCGGTTCCCAACGTGCTGCACCACCACGACATCAAGACCCGCCGCGCCGGACGCGACGTATTCATCGACTGCCACATACAGGTGCCGCCGCGCATCTCGGTATCCGAAGCGCATAACATAGCCGAATCGGTGCGCCACGACCTGCGCCACCGCGCCCCCCACGTCACCGACGCGATGGTTCATATAGATTCCGAAGACGACAGCGAAGGGGGCCGCCTCTATCACGACCAGCGGGCGCTGGTGGAAAAGGCGGTGACCGAAATACTGGCGCAATCCCCCGGCATGCGGCTGGCGGAAGACATCGTCCTCCATTACTTCCTCAAAAATTTTGTGGCGGACATCGCCTTGGAATCGGAAAATGAATACACGGTGGCCGAAGCGCGGCGGACGGCGGCGCGCATCAAGGAAAAGCTTTTTGAAACCGGCATCGTGACGGAAGTAAACATCAAACATCAGCTGGGAACATGGAAAAAAATAAACGGCCGTCCATCCGCATAG
- a CDS encoding c-type cytochrome, which yields MRVRSRFFTTLLALGALLTPALAAYAVEAPAMSPEELTKGKQIYFERCAGCHGTLRKGATGPNLLPDKMREMGSEVIGVFIGEGTAGGMPAWGPSGTAIFTDDEVNLMARYIQQDVSAPPEISLGDMTETWKLTVPVNKRPKKPAHTRNWQNFFGVILRDAGKVAIIDGDTKEKLAELPTGFAVHILRSSESGRYFYVIGRDGKATLIDLWSKTPTIVAEVKPCAEARSIDGSKYKGFEDKLAIVGCYWPPQFAVLDGQTLEPKKVVSTRSMTWDTGEYHPEPRVAAIVASHYKPEWVLNIKETGFIWLVDYSDLKNLNITMLEGERFLHDGGWDATHRYFMAAANMKDTEVVVDTKMRKVVAKFKVGVKPHPGRGANWDDPKYGPVSSTCHLGEGKLSVWGSDPEKHAQHAWKVVHTIALPPGAGSLFVKTHPKSGHVWVDFTLNSDAKATQTLCVLDKANIEGTPNCFQVTDHGRVVHQEYNKEGNEVWISVWDKGDKGEIVIYDDKTLKVKTKITGLQTPTGKFNVYNSRNDLY from the coding sequence ATGAGGGTGAGGTCTCGTTTCTTTACAACGTTGCTTGCGCTAGGGGCATTGTTGACTCCCGCGCTGGCCGCCTACGCGGTGGAAGCGCCGGCAATGTCGCCGGAAGAGCTGACAAAAGGCAAACAGATATATTTTGAACGGTGCGCCGGGTGCCACGGCACGTTGCGCAAAGGGGCCACCGGGCCGAATCTTTTGCCGGATAAAATGCGCGAGATGGGATCCGAAGTCATTGGCGTATTCATTGGCGAAGGCACGGCGGGCGGTATGCCGGCGTGGGGTCCATCCGGAACGGCAATATTTACCGATGATGAAGTCAATTTGATGGCGCGCTACATCCAGCAGGATGTTTCGGCGCCGCCAGAGATAAGCCTGGGTGATATGACCGAAACGTGGAAATTGACCGTACCCGTCAACAAGCGCCCGAAAAAACCGGCTCATACGCGCAACTGGCAGAACTTCTTCGGCGTCATTTTGCGCGATGCGGGCAAGGTCGCCATCATTGACGGCGATACCAAGGAAAAGCTCGCGGAACTTCCCACCGGTTTCGCGGTTCATATTCTCCGCTCTTCCGAATCGGGCCGGTATTTTTACGTCATCGGGCGCGACGGCAAGGCCACCCTTATCGACCTTTGGAGCAAAACGCCAACCATCGTCGCCGAGGTGAAACCCTGTGCCGAGGCGCGCAGCATCGACGGCAGCAAGTACAAAGGCTTTGAGGACAAGCTGGCCATCGTCGGCTGCTACTGGCCGCCCCAATTTGCGGTATTGGATGGTCAGACTCTTGAGCCGAAGAAGGTTGTCAGCACCCGCAGCATGACTTGGGACACGGGTGAATATCACCCCGAGCCCCGCGTGGCGGCCATCGTTGCCTCCCACTACAAGCCGGAATGGGTGTTGAATATCAAGGAGACCGGCTTCATCTGGCTGGTTGACTATAGCGACCTGAAGAACCTCAACATCACGATGCTGGAAGGCGAACGCTTCCTGCACGACGGCGGCTGGGACGCCACCCACCGTTACTTCATGGCTGCCGCCAATATGAAGGATACCGAAGTGGTGGTCGATACCAAGATGCGCAAAGTAGTCGCCAAATTCAAAGTTGGCGTAAAACCGCACCCCGGCCGCGGCGCCAACTGGGATGATCCCAAATACGGTCCCGTCAGTTCCACCTGCCATCTGGGCGAAGGGAAGCTGAGCGTGTGGGGTTCGGATCCCGAAAAGCATGCGCAACACGCGTGGAAAGTCGTTCACACGATAGCTTTGCCGCCGGGCGCCGGGAGTCTTTTCGTGAAAACACACCCGAAGAGCGGGCATGTGTGGGTTGACTTCACGCTGAACTCCGACGCCAAGGCCACGCAGACCCTTTGCGTGCTGGACAAGGCCAATATCGAGGGAACGCCGAATTGTTTCCAGGTAACCGACCACGGCCGCGTGGTGCACCAGGAATACAACAAGGAGGGCAACGAGGTCTGGATCAGCGTATGGGATAAGGGTGATAAGGGCGAAATCGTCATTTACGACGACAAGACCCTGAAGGTGAAAACCAAGATCACCGGGCTTCAGACGCCGACTGGCAAGTTTAACGTGTACAACTCGAGAAACGACCTTTACTAA